In Micrococcales bacterium, the genomic stretch ATAATTGTCATTCCCTTTACATCGGTTTAGTTGCAGCCCGCGCCAACCAGTGGCGCGGTCATATCCACAACATTGGGTAGGTCAGTTACCGAAGGCAGCACATGATGGGCGCCGGCTCCGGCCAGTTCGAATTCGTTGTGCGTGCCGGTCAGCACCCCCACCACAGTGCCGGCTCCCGCTGCCAGGCCGGAGGCGACATCGGCCATAGTGTCTCCAACCACCATCAGCCGCTCTACGGCACTGCCGCCCAGCCGCATCAACGCGGCCAGGGGCATATCCGGGTAGGGGCGGCCGCGCCCGGCGTCCGATGGCGAAAGCACCAGGTCAGCCAGGTCACTCCAGCCCACCGCCTGCAACAGTAGGTCGCGCGTCTTGGGCGAAAAGCCGGTAGTGAGGGCGACTTTGATGCCGTTGGTTCGCAGGGCCCGGATGGCCTGTTCGGCGCCAGGGATCGGCTTGGCCAGGCCCTTTTCTAGTAGCTCGGCGTAGGCCTCTTCGAAAGCTTGGTTGGCCTGCCGGGCTAGGTGCATGTCGCCGTCACACAGCATGGTGAAGACGCTGATCTTGGACTGGCCCATGGTCTTGACCACTAGCTCGACCATGGCCGCGTAGCGCGGGTCAGCCGGGCCAATGCCAACCTCGCTCATGGCCAGCCTGAAGGCTTCGAGGACCAGGCCCTCGTCGCTGATGGTGGTGCCGGCTAGATCCAGCACGGCAATCTCTGGGTTGACTGATCGCATAGTTCCTCAGTTCATCTCGTTGGTTGCGGCCAGGCCCATTGAGGCCAGGGCCTGGCCAATCGCCTGGGCCGCTTGGCGCATCGTGTGGGCTGTGACCCGACCAATGCAGCCAACGCGGAAAGTCTCTTCTTCGGTCAGCTTGCCCGGGTAGAGGATGAAGCCGCGGCGGCGGACCAGGTCGTAGAAGCGGGAGAAGGACCAGCCGTTGCCTCTTGGGGCGTAGTAGGTGTGAATGATGGGCGCCTGGACGGACTGGGGTAGGTAGGGCAACAGGTTGAGCTGCGCGGCGGCCTCAGTCAAGGCTGTCGAATTGGCCTGGTAGCGGGCCAGACGAGCCGCCCGGCCGCCCTCTTGGCGGTGATGGTCAAGCGCCACCGCCAGTGCGGCGACTACGTGAGTTGGCGGGGTGTAGCGCCATTGGCCGCTGAGCTCCATGTATTCGTACTGGTCAACCAGGTCGAGCGAAAGCGAATCGCAGCGGCCCTGGGCCTCGGTCAGAACCTCGGGGTGGCTCAGCACAAAACCAACTCCGGGCAGACCCTCTAAGCATTTGCCGCTGGCCGCCACGACCGCATCAATCGCCGGATGGTCAGCCATGACCTCAAGGGCACCAAAGGTACTCATGGCGTCGACAATCAGCTTGCCGCCGGCTCCATGGACGGCCTCTGCGGTGGTCCGAAGTGGGTTGAGCAAGCCGGTCGAGGTCTCGCAGTGGATCAAGCCAACATGAGTGAAGCCGCGTCTGACCCGCAGTACCCGGGCCAGGCGCTCGGGATCGATGGGGCGGTTCCAGCGCTCCTCAACCACATGGACCCTCAAGCCGGCCTGTTGGGCCAGGCGGGCCATGCGCTCGCCGTAGGCGCCGTTGACGCCCACCACCAGGCCACCGTTGGCCGGCACGAAAGTTCGCACGGCGGCCTCGACGCTGAAGGTGCCCGAACCCTGCATCGGCACGCAGGCCAGACCGGTAGGTACACCGCCAGCCTCAAGCAAACCGGCACGGACCCTGGCCGTTAGGGCGACGAAGTCCCGGTCCCATGATCCCCAGTCGACGCCAGCGGCCGCCCGTACCTCTGGCGCGGTGGTCAGGGGGCCTGGTGTCAACAACACTCGTTGGGTGTGGTCACAACCGTCGATCAGTCCCAGGTCCTCCAGCTCTGGGGTGACAGAGAAGGTGTGAGGCGCGATGGCTGATGCAGTCTGTGTCATGCGGGGCTCCTGTGGGCTGGGCTCTTTGTGCTCGCCACAATGAAAGACCGCCAGGGTAAACACGAGTTGAACTAAGCGTGACGATTGGTCGAACTCTTGGACAATCTTTGGGGTCACATCTCTGACCAGGCCATATGAGGCAATGTGAGGCACTTGTCTCATTGGCCAGGCGCATGGCACCGGTTTTGGGGTTGCCTTGCCAGTTGTGGGGCCACCTGTTTTGCCACGAGCATGGGACCACCTGTTTTGCCACGAGCATGGGACCACCTGTTTTGCCAGTTATTGGACCACCGCGGCGTTGCGCCCGCAGACGCCCCACAGCCCGCGCCAACAGTCGGTTTGCGGCCTCATGCCTGCCTTGCCCGCTGGCCGAAGCAGCCGCGCGTCCCCACCCATCGACCCGCCTTCCACGTGGGGCAACAAATGCCATGCCGTTGCGTATACGCAATCTGACACGTAGGATGGGTTCTATGGTTGGGATAACGAGCGAGATGGTGCGGCAGGTGCGCGTCGCGCGCGGGTTGACGATGGCCGGTTTGGCTGATCTGGCGAGCGTGCCAACATCGACGATCAGCCGCATTGAGTCGGGAAAGACCGAGCCAACAGTGGCCATGCTGTCGCGTATCGCTCGGGCTGCGGGGTTCACCTATAAGCCGACGCTAACAGAGGCGGGCAGCGATCAGCCCTTCGCAGACGCGGTCGCTCGCCTGGCCGAAGCCGACGTGGGCGAACGCGTGCGGCTGCTTGGCCGGTTCCCGATCGTGGCTTCGACCGCCCCTGTGGCACGCCGGACAGGTACGCGCCGGGTGGCTGTGCCTGGTGGCCTTGTCGCAGCTGTAGAGCTGCTGCAAGCCCAGGGCCAACATCCGGTTGTGTCGGGTGTTGAAGCAGTCGCCGCGAGCATTGACCTGATCCGATCGTTCGTCCCGCTTGTCTACGTGGATGATCCAGTACGGGTCGAAAGGTTCGCCCCTGGGGATCGGGACGCCTTCCAGGTGATGTTGCTTTTGCCGACGACCGAAAACGTGCGCCGTTGGACCCGCAACGACACGGCGACTGCGATGGTGGTTCGCGAGTGGGGGTGGCTGGACGCGATGGCATCTCCTGGCCGTCAAGGTGATATCGCCCGCGAGGAATTCGCCTCGGACCCGATGGTGCAGGCATGACCGGTGGCCCGCCGCGGTCCGGGGTCAGGATCTCGGCCCCGCGCGAACGGTTGAATGATTGGACCGAATCGACATGATCGGTTGAATGATTGGACCGAATCGACCTGATCGGTTGAATGACTGGGCCGAATCGACCTGATCGGTTGGATGACTGGGCCGAATCGACCTGAACAGCTCAATCATGGCCCCTGAGCGTTTCCCCAGGTCGGCAAATCACAGCGTGATCGAGGTGTTCATGTCGATCCGCCAGCGTCATCGAGGCGTTCATGTCGATCCGCCAGCGTCATCGAGGCGTTCATGTCGATCCGCCAGCGGCGCCCAAGGAGTGACGAGAATCCTTGGGTCGTGAAAGTGTTGGGCCTGATCGAATGCTTCGTCTAGGGCGTCCAAGGAGGGGCCGTCCAATAGCTCGCCGAATGGCTTCGTTATGCGCCGGGCGAACCCGTCCAAGTCGACTTCGCGAGCGCGGCTAGAATGGACCCATGGACTCGGCGACAAAGGTGAAAACAACCGGGAAGGCGCCTCAAAGGGCTGCTCCGGCTGCACCTGCTCCCGGCGACCGCCAGGAAGCGTTGGCAGAAATGGCGGCTGCTGGCAACTACCCTTCGACCGACGACTTCGTAGAGACTCGTTGAGGCGAATTGCGCTTTTGGACGCATGCGTCCTGGTCCCCTGGCATCTGTGTGACCTGCTGCTTTGGCTTGCCCAATACGAGTTGTTTGAGCCGCGCTGGTCTCACCGAATCCTCAATGAGATCAGGCGCGCAATGGTCACCAAGCTCGGCCGCACCAAAGACGAGACCGACAGG encodes the following:
- a CDS encoding 2-aminoethylphosphonate--pyruvate transaminase → MTQTASAIAPHTFSVTPELEDLGLIDGCDHTQRVLLTPGPLTTAPEVRAAAGVDWGSWDRDFVALTARVRAGLLEAGGVPTGLACVPMQGSGTFSVEAAVRTFVPANGGLVVGVNGAYGERMARLAQQAGLRVHVVEERWNRPIDPERLARVLRVRRGFTHVGLIHCETSTGLLNPLRTTAEAVHGAGGKLIVDAMSTFGALEVMADHPAIDAVVAASGKCLEGLPGVGFVLSHPEVLTEAQGRCDSLSLDLVDQYEYMELSGQWRYTPPTHVVAALAVALDHHRQEGGRAARLARYQANSTALTEAAAQLNLLPYLPQSVQAPIIHTYYAPRGNGWSFSRFYDLVRRRGFILYPGKLTEEETFRVGCIGRVTAHTMRQAAQAIGQALASMGLAATNEMN
- a CDS encoding helix-turn-helix domain-containing protein, which codes for MVRQVRVARGLTMAGLADLASVPTSTISRIESGKTEPTVAMLSRIARAAGFTYKPTLTEAGSDQPFADAVARLAEADVGERVRLLGRFPIVASTAPVARRTGTRRVAVPGGLVAAVELLQAQGQHPVVSGVEAVAASIDLIRSFVPLVYVDDPVRVERFAPGDRDAFQVMLLLPTTENVRRWTRNDTATAMVVREWGWLDAMASPGRQGDIAREEFASDPMVQA
- a CDS encoding HAD-IA family hydrolase, whose translation is MRSVNPEIAVLDLAGTTISDEGLVLEAFRLAMSEVGIGPADPRYAAMVELVVKTMGQSKISVFTMLCDGDMHLARQANQAFEEAYAELLEKGLAKPIPGAEQAIRALRTNGIKVALTTGFSPKTRDLLLQAVGWSDLADLVLSPSDAGRGRPYPDMPLAALMRLGGSAVERLMVVGDTMADVASGLAAGAGTVVGVLTGTHNEFELAGAGAHHVLPSVTDLPNVVDMTAPLVGAGCN